The Dermacentor silvarum isolate Dsil-2018 unplaced genomic scaffold, BIME_Dsil_1.4 Seq12763, whole genome shotgun sequence genome includes a window with the following:
- the LOC119434554 gene encoding N6-adenosine-methyltransferase subunit METTL3 translates to MSDAWKDMQEFKSRQSSLRERLQRRKKERQEIVQAISTEPVTSTGEDSSGALSSAINQSVGSPQPGHQATGAQCPSTDSPAPADVDEVERRLLRCLLDVALDLPADSRRLQAIVSRSLGRDIDHSSLEDLLHKLAAQELIALGEDVTAEGTPFLQVTSAEHTRLQAFVDAQGDGDEMRGKRGQKRSAPDPIESLLSLPSAREKETKQLGEEILELLSKPTAKERSLVERFRSQGGAQVQEFCPHGTKQECSRSSSTGTACNKLHFNKIIQKHTDESLGDCSFLNTCFHMDSCKYVHYEVDSSSVPMSRPPALSGGSSPPALLRGTGPTVLHPPQWIQCDLRYFDMSILGKFSVVMADPPWDIHMELPYGTMSDDEMRKLNVPSLTDDGLIFLWVTGRAMELGRDCLKLWGYERCDELIWVKTNQLQRIIRTGRTGHWLNHGKEHCLVGVKGNPKEINRGLDCDVIVAEVRATSHKPDEIYGIIERLSPGTRKIELFGRPHNVQPNWITLGNQVEGVRLTDPVLINEFRKHYPDGDCLKTHGPVNMGMDMWPPDPQMNRPMMNPMVVYGDPMGMPDPGLMYEGLPPVPYHHYPPPPIVTPIPRQ, encoded by the exons ATGTCGGACGCCTGGAAGGATATGCAAGAGTTCAAATCGCGGCAGTCGAGCCTGCGTGAACGTCTTCAGCGTCGCAAGAAAGAGCGCCAAGAGATAGTACAGGCCATCTCAACGGAGCCTGTCACAAGTACCGGCGAAGACAGTAGCGGAGCGCTGAGCTCTGCAATAAACCAATCCGTGGGATCTCCACAACCAGGCCACCAGGCGACCGGTGCCCAGTGCCCTAGCACAGACTCTCCGGCCCCCGCTGATGTAGACGAG GTGGAGCGCCGCTTGTTGCGCTGTCTTCTTGATGTTGCACTGGACTTGCCAGCAGACTCGCGCCGACTGCAGGCCATTGTGAGCCGGTCACTAGGCCGGGATATTGACCACAGTTCTCTTGAGGACTTGTTGCACAAGTTGGCTGCACAAGAACTTATCGCACTTGGTGAGGACGTCACGGCTGAAGGGACCCCCTTCCTCCAAGTCACCTCAGCTGAGCACACCCGTCTACAAGCCTTTGTTGATGCACAG gGGGATGGCGACGAGATGCGGGGGAAGCGAGGACAGAAGCGTTCTGCGCCTGACCCGATTGAGTCGCTGCTTTCACTTCCATCCGCGCGGGAGAAAGAGACCAAGCAGTTGGGCGAGGAAATCCTAGAGCTCTTGAGCAAACCAACTGCCAAGGAGCGTTCTCTCGTTGAACGTTTCCGCTCGCAAGGTGGCGCACAG GTGCAAGAGTTTTGCCCACATGGCACCAAGCAGGAGTGCAGCCGCAGCTCCAGTACTGGGACAGCTTGTAACAAGCTACACTTCAACAAGATCATCCAGAAGCACACAGACGAGTCCCTGGGCGACTGTTCCTTCCTCAACACGTGCTTTCACATGGACAGCTGTAAATATGTGCACTACGAG GTGGACAGCAGTTCGGTGCCAATGAGCCGACCTCCAGCGCTTTCGGGCGGTTCTTCTCCCCCAGCACTACTGCGGGGCACGGGGCCGACTGTGCTGCATCCTCCTCAGTGGATTCAGTGTGACCTGCGCTACTTTGACATGAGCATTCTGGGCAAGTTCTCTGTGGTGATGGCAGACCCACCCTGGGACATCCACATGGAGCTCCCCTATGGCACCATGTCCGATGATGAGATGCGGAAGCTCAATGTTCCCAG CCTGACAGACGACGGCCTCATCTTCCTGTGGGTAACAGGGAGAGCCATGGAGCTGGGCCGGGATTGCTTGAAGCTCTGGGGCTACGAGCGCTGTGACGAGCTCATCTGGGTGAAGACCAACCAGCTGCAGCGCATCATCCGCACAGGCCGCACAGGCCACTGGCTCAATCACGGCAAGGAGCACTGTCTGGTGGGAGTGAAGGGGAACCCCAAG GAAATCAACCGGGGCCTTGACTGTGATGTGATAGTTGCGGAAGTTCGTGCAACAAGTCACAAGCCTGATGAAATCTACGGCATCATTGAGCGCTTGTCTCCAGGCACACGCAAGATTGAGCTCTTTGGACGACCACACAATGTCCAGCCCAACTGGATCACTCTGGGCAACCAAGTGGAAGGAGTCCGGCTAACGGATCCTGTGCTTATCAACGAGTTCCGCAAGCATTATCCAGATGGGGACTGCTTGAAGACACa TGGACCTGTTAACATGGGTATGGATATGTGGCCACCGGATCCCCAGATGAACCGGCCGATGATGAATCCTATGGTTGTGTACGGGGACCCGATGGGTATGCCCGACCCTGGCCTTATGTATGAAGGTCTTCCCCCTGTACCGTATCACCACTATCCTCCACCGCCAATTGTGACACCCATACCACGCCAATAA